From the Syntrophomonadaceae bacterium genome, one window contains:
- the mnmH gene encoding tRNA 2-selenouridine(34) synthase MnmH, translating to MPKEISFLEISELNPVLIDVRSGREYLADHIPGAFNVPLLNDLERAEVGIVYKQHGASKAKMLALNMVSPKLPEMIETIKGLADGKPVVVYCWRGGLRSYSIASVLSIMGISVFRLEGGYKKFRKQVTQFFEDSVNNVLVVNIHGLAGTGKTEVIRELINLRAPAVDLERLADHRGSVFGHIGLTSQPTQKAFETRLFYALANLTRASCCILECESRRIGKLLLPITLQKAMQSGKNILIYDTLENRARRLVEEYTRSGLETLAQTHQALAGLKDRLGIAKVKSIQNMIQQGNLVEAAKLLLTDYYDPLYKYPNQPSPDYELCINNCNAEETARIICHHLKITLKNN from the coding sequence GTGCCCAAAGAAATAAGTTTTTTAGAAATAAGCGAGCTTAACCCGGTTTTGATTGATGTGAGATCAGGCAGGGAATATTTGGCGGATCATATCCCAGGCGCTTTTAACGTCCCTCTTCTTAACGATTTGGAGAGGGCCGAGGTAGGCATTGTCTATAAGCAACACGGTGCTTCCAAGGCAAAAATGCTGGCTTTAAATATGGTTTCCCCAAAGTTGCCTGAGATGATCGAAACCATTAAAGGTCTTGCCGATGGCAAGCCAGTGGTTGTTTATTGCTGGAGAGGCGGGCTGCGGAGTTACTCCATCGCCAGTGTTTTGTCTATTATGGGAATCAGTGTATTTCGCCTTGAAGGCGGTTATAAAAAATTCCGCAAACAAGTGACCCAGTTCTTTGAAGATAGTGTTAATAATGTGTTGGTTGTAAATATTCACGGTCTGGCAGGGACAGGGAAGACAGAAGTAATCAGAGAGTTGATTAATTTACGGGCACCAGCTGTTGATCTTGAACGACTGGCTGACCATCGCGGCTCAGTGTTTGGGCATATTGGTCTTACTTCTCAACCAACCCAAAAAGCTTTTGAAACCCGTTTGTTTTATGCTCTGGCTAACCTTACGCGAGCTTCATGCTGCATTCTGGAATGTGAAAGCAGAAGAATAGGCAAACTGTTATTACCAATAACCTTGCAAAAAGCCATGCAAAGTGGTAAAAATATTCTTATTTACGATACTCTGGAAAACAGGGCCCGCCGGTTAGTTGAGGAATATACCAGATCAGGTCTGGAGACACTTGCACAGACCCATCAGGCTCTTGCCGGACTAAAGGACCGGTTAGGCATAGCAAAAGTAAAAAGCATTCAAAACATGATCCAGCAGGGTAATTTAGTCGAGGCTGCAAAGCTATTGTTAACGGATTATTACGACCCCCTGTATAAGTACCCGAATCAACCTTCTCCGGATTATGAACTGTGTATCAATAATTGTAATGCAGAAGAGACGGCAAGAATAATTTGCCACCACCTAAAGATTACCTTGAAAAATAATTAG
- a CDS encoding helix-turn-helix domain-containing protein gives MAGVGEQLRQARLRQGIDLKEAENATKIRLKYLEALENEEFNVLPGRIYVIGFLRTYAKFLNIDSEKLVENLKSTIPDHEAVADQNPVSVIKVSKPGRNKTVKLLWLLILFIIIGIAIISFNFILEFFMQSPQDTIKPIPIETAPKNMETPAAPVDPPATPAQTQERTGIELIVIVQHDKSWISVEADGRQEFRGIKAAGEQLEIVAEQVIRINFGNAGVVRVLKNGEDQGLIGNPGQVVTKEYRAQN, from the coding sequence ATGGCCGGGGTCGGTGAACAATTGCGTCAGGCTAGACTCAGGCAGGGCATTGACCTGAAAGAAGCGGAAAACGCAACCAAGATTCGCTTAAAATATTTGGAAGCACTGGAAAATGAGGAATTCAATGTTCTGCCGGGAAGAATATACGTTATAGGCTTCTTGAGAACCTATGCCAAATTCCTCAATATTGATAGTGAAAAACTTGTAGAAAACTTAAAGTCCACAATTCCTGATCACGAAGCTGTGGCGGACCAAAACCCGGTATCAGTGATCAAAGTCTCCAAACCCGGAAGGAATAAGACCGTAAAACTGTTATGGCTTCTTATTCTATTCATAATTATAGGTATAGCGATTATTTCCTTTAATTTTATCTTAGAGTTTTTTATGCAATCCCCTCAGGATACCATTAAGCCGATTCCGATCGAAACCGCTCCAAAAAACATGGAAACTCCCGCTGCACCTGTCGATCCGCCAGCGACCCCAGCCCAGACCCAGGAAAGAACCGGAATCGAATTGATCGTAATTGTTCAACACGATAAGTCTTGGATTAGCGTTGAAGCAGACGGCAGACAGGAATTCAGGGGAATAAAGGCAGCTGGAGAGCAATTGGAAATTGTTGCCGAACAGGTGATCAGAATCAACTTCGGAAATGCTGGTGTGGTCAGAGTTTTAAAAAATGGCGAGGATCAGGGGCTAATAGGGAATCCTGGGCAGGTTGTCACAAAGGAATATCGGGCGCAGAATTAG
- the rimO gene encoding 30S ribosomal protein S12 methylthiotransferase RimO, which translates to MGINIAIVTLGCPKNVVDTEMMLGLIKNAGYNIIDDYSRAEVIVVNTCGFIKPAKEESIDTILRAADYKKNGKCRKLIVAGCLGQKYQKDLAAEIPEIDAVLGTGDVHAIVEHLHNCLQGRKINAAGQPDYDLIFGQQKNHPRVLTTQKHTAYLKIAEGCNNRCSYCVIPDLRGSYYSREMEQIIAEAESLVAAGTKEIILIAQDTTRYGLDRYNEKKLADLLVKLNEIPQLEWLRILYSYPDLLDEKILATIRDRSKICHYLDIPLQHASNRILHQMNRLTTKEGAINTVSKIRKILPDVALRTSFIVGFPGETEQDFQELLDFMELVRFDWVGLFIYSQEEGTPAAQMRDQVPEALKQKRYNSALDLQQRITVEKHAEMRNKEFEILVEGPSDILPGMLMGRSYRNAPEIDGLIHFTGSAVTGSLTRVKIMDSLGYDLTGIELTAQ; encoded by the coding sequence TTGGGGATTAATATCGCTATTGTTACATTGGGTTGTCCAAAAAATGTTGTCGATACGGAGATGATGTTGGGCTTAATTAAAAATGCCGGTTATAATATAATTGACGATTATTCCAGGGCTGAGGTTATTGTAGTAAATACCTGCGGTTTTATTAAGCCTGCTAAAGAGGAATCTATCGACACGATTTTGCGGGCTGCCGATTACAAGAAAAATGGCAAATGCAGGAAGCTGATTGTTGCTGGTTGTTTAGGGCAGAAATACCAGAAAGATTTAGCTGCGGAAATTCCAGAAATAGATGCAGTATTAGGTACCGGAGATGTTCATGCCATTGTTGAGCACTTGCATAACTGCCTGCAAGGAAGAAAAATTAATGCAGCCGGCCAGCCGGATTATGATTTAATATTCGGTCAGCAAAAAAACCATCCCAGGGTACTTACCACGCAAAAGCACACTGCCTATTTAAAAATTGCCGAGGGCTGCAACAATCGATGCTCCTATTGTGTAATACCGGATCTGCGCGGCAGTTATTACAGCAGGGAAATGGAGCAGATTATTGCAGAAGCTGAATCGTTGGTTGCCGCAGGAACCAAAGAAATCATCCTGATTGCACAGGACACAACCCGCTACGGATTAGATCGTTATAACGAGAAAAAGTTGGCTGACTTGCTGGTTAAACTGAACGAGATTCCCCAGCTTGAATGGCTCCGGATACTATACAGCTATCCGGATCTGCTAGACGAAAAAATACTAGCTACAATAAGAGATCGCTCCAAGATCTGTCACTATCTTGACATACCGTTGCAGCATGCCAGCAATAGAATATTGCATCAGATGAACAGATTAACAACAAAAGAAGGAGCTATCAATACAGTATCGAAAATAAGAAAAATATTGCCCGATGTTGCGCTTAGAACCTCCTTTATTGTTGGTTTTCCAGGTGAAACTGAACAAGATTTCCAGGAACTGCTGGATTTTATGGAACTGGTGCGCTTTGATTGGGTAGGTTTGTTCATTTATTCTCAAGAAGAGGGTACTCCTGCCGCTCAAATGAGGGATCAGGTGCCAGAAGCATTAAAGCAAAAAAGATACAACTCGGCTCTTGACCTCCAACAAAGAATTACCGTTGAAAAACATGCCGAAATGAGAAATAAAGAATTTGAAATACTGGTTGAAGGGCCATCTGATATCCTTCCTGGGATGCTGATGGGCAGGTCCTATAGAAACGCGCCTGAAATTGATGGTTTGATTCATTTTACGGGTTCTGCGGTTACCGGTAGTCTTACCCGGGTAAAGATTATGGATTCCCTCGGTTATGACCTGACAGGGATTGAGCTTACTGCGCAGTAA
- a CDS encoding AAA family ATPase → MLKETLLGLSLALIIFLIFLGYDITPIILFGSVGLLLYFITEKRGGFSTSFAVPHVSQKQFSFDNIGGQDTAIRELVEALDLITNMEIAIKMGIRPLKGILLTGPSGTGKTLMAKAAANYTDAVFIASSGSEFIEVYAGVGAQRVRNLFRTARDLALKQGKKRAIIFIDEIEVLGGKRGSHTGHLEYDQTLNQLLVEMDGIKENEGIRLLIIGATNRADMLDPALMRPGRFDRFVKVDLPDKIGRKRILELHTKNKPLEEDVDLAEVAAQTFGFSGAQLEGVVNEAGIIAMRQSAVAIKSKHIKEAIDKALLGEKTNKIPSREEIYRVAIHESGHALASEFLKPGSVSHLTISPRGKALGYVRHIHEEDAYLFTSKQLMQQIDICLAGATAEEILFTDKSTGAMNDYHECVRLAKYFVFAGMSEAGIVTEETITKDMLNETVTRLIAQRSQEIKNKLAHHQEMLATLAELLIKEEQVSGEGLRRLILSSKGV, encoded by the coding sequence ATGCTAAAAGAAACCCTGCTTGGTTTAAGTCTTGCTTTAATCATCTTTTTAATCTTTCTTGGATATGACATTACTCCAATAATTCTTTTTGGCAGCGTAGGCCTGCTGCTTTATTTTATTACCGAAAAAAGAGGGGGATTCTCCACGTCTTTTGCGGTGCCTCATGTTTCGCAAAAACAATTTTCATTCGACAACATTGGCGGGCAGGATACTGCAATTCGTGAACTTGTTGAAGCATTAGATTTGATTACAAATATGGAAATAGCCATCAAAATGGGTATTAGGCCGTTGAAAGGCATACTTCTAACCGGTCCGTCCGGGACTGGCAAAACCCTGATGGCAAAGGCAGCCGCAAATTATACCGACGCTGTATTTATAGCCAGCTCAGGCAGTGAATTTATTGAAGTTTATGCAGGTGTCGGCGCTCAAAGAGTTAGAAACCTGTTCAGGACTGCCAGGGATTTGGCTTTAAAGCAAGGAAAAAAAAGAGCGATTATTTTCATTGATGAAATAGAAGTTTTGGGCGGCAAAAGGGGCAGCCATACAGGTCACCTGGAATATGATCAGACCCTTAATCAATTATTAGTCGAAATGGACGGAATAAAAGAAAATGAAGGTATCCGCCTTTTAATCATTGGTGCGACAAACCGTGCAGATATGTTAGACCCTGCGCTGATGAGACCCGGCCGTTTTGATCGTTTTGTCAAGGTTGACCTTCCTGATAAGATTGGAAGAAAAAGAATTCTTGAGCTTCACACCAAAAACAAGCCGTTGGAAGAAGACGTAGACTTGGCTGAGGTTGCAGCTCAAACCTTTGGATTTTCTGGCGCTCAACTGGAGGGGGTTGTTAATGAGGCCGGGATAATCGCCATGCGGCAGAGTGCGGTTGCGATTAAAAGCAAGCACATTAAAGAAGCCATTGACAAGGCTCTGCTTGGCGAAAAAACCAATAAGATTCCCAGCCGGGAAGAAATTTACCGCGTTGCTATCCATGAGTCTGGTCATGCTTTAGCAAGCGAGTTTTTAAAGCCCGGATCAGTATCACATCTTACCATCTCTCCCCGGGGTAAAGCGTTGGGTTATGTGCGTCATATTCATGAAGAGGATGCTTATTTATTTACCTCCAAACAGCTGATGCAGCAAATAGATATTTGTTTAGCCGGCGCAACCGCGGAGGAAATACTTTTTACTGATAAGAGCACAGGCGCAATGAATGACTACCATGAATGCGTTCGATTGGCAAAGTATTTTGTTTTTGCCGGCATGTCTGAAGCCGGAATAGTTACCGAAGAAACCATCACAAAAGATATGCTTAATGAAACAGTGACGCGTCTGATCGCTCAAAGGTCACAGGAAATAAAAAACAAACTGGCCCATCATCAGGAAATGCTTGCAACCCTGGCGGAGCTACTAATCAAAGAAGAACAGGTTTCCGGCGAGGGCTTAAGGAGATTAATCTTAAGCTCAAAAGGCGTATAA